One window of Magallana gigas chromosome 2, xbMagGiga1.1, whole genome shotgun sequence genomic DNA carries:
- the LOC117680966 gene encoding uncharacterized protein isoform X3 — protein MDAAVRCSYCSQRSLNLLRCSRCKEVYYCSRDCQRGDWREGHREQCVAVNNQVPSMGENQGNVCSFCEEESPDLLKCSRCKEVYYCSKDCQRGHWREGHREDCKDETASSADCSLTYVVCNFCNIKSHQPKKCTGCKAVSYCSKECQTQDWSQRHKNECKKIRNEERQSFPDVNRETMINKVEATAVSKDLEFCPVCGYTGKLKLCQRCKKIKYCSVECQKADWKKHKLCCSSEENKVESSGKGTMELLPICAHCKNRMTTLTCQDCKYVYYCSETCKNLDWAKHKAFCRSKAPIIHVKEVLSKELCTRFGLVTPEEHQGKNPNDGTYHYTEGEQEGWMDQFFLCSTCSKNPAEIECSYCNWNMYCSNRCRDLDKTAHKEVCNSYGNFFDRREMHKTCSFVKGQFKFAQSPIHATMPVGRHPMFADDGADLTLIKERTKSALDTALIKTQNYFPNNTLITRIREIPIEKTSEVCSNICTQPLVFLSYIRRYHKYRGRHNVYLQDSERREIYVGFYLPNDDPLPYFQWKDLVPGKFIAILLPCIHFYNDRTVGLRIDNASHVYCFDVEEKV, from the exons ATGGATGCAGCTGTGAGGTGTAGCTATTGCAGCCAAAGGTCATTAAACTTACTGAGATGTAGTCGATGTAAGGAGGTGTACTATTGCTCCAGGGACTGTCAGAGAGGGGACTGGAGAGAGGGGCACAGAGAACAGTGTGTAGCGGTGAACAATCAGG TCCCCTCCATGGGAGAGAATCAAGGAAACGTCTGCAGCTTTTGTGAAGAGGAGTCTCCCGATTTACTCAAGTGTAGTCGATGTAAGGAGGTGTACTACTGTTCCAAGGACTGTCAGAGAGGACACTGGAGAGAGGGGCACAGAGAAGATTGCAAGGACGAAACCGCGAGTTCTg CAGATTGTTCCTTGACTTACGTGGTTTGTAATTTTTGCAACATAAAATCTCACCAACCAAAGAAGTGTACTGGATGTAAAGCTGTGTCTTATTGCTCTAAGGAATGCCAGACACAAGACTGGAGCCAAAGACACAAGAATGAGTGTAAAAAAATTCGAAACGAAGAAAGACAGTCCTTTCCTGATGTAAATCGGGAAACTATGATAAATAAAGTTGAAGCGACAGCAGTCTCGAAAGATCTAGAATTCTGCCCAGTTTGTGGATATACTGGAAAATTGAAACTATGTCAGAGatgtaagaaaataaaatattgttctgTCGAATGTCAGAAAGCTGACTGGAAAAAGCACAAGCTATGCTGTTCATCAGAAGAAAATAAGGTGGAGAGCAGTGGCAAGGGAACAATGGAGTTGCTTCCTATATGTGCCCATTGCAAAAATAGAATGACAACTCTCACTTGTCAAgattgtaaatatgtttattattgtTCGGAAACTTGTAAGAATCTGGACTGGGCTAAGCACAAAGCGTTTTGTAGATCCAAAGCACCCATAATACATGTCAAAGAGGTACTCAGCAAGGAGTTGTGTACTCGCTTTGGTCTTGTCACACCCGAGGAACACCAAGGAAAGAATCCGAATGATGGAACCTATCATTACACGGAGGGAGAGCAGGAGGGATGGATGGATCAATTCTTCCTTTGCTCTACATGTAGTAAGAATCCAGCTGAAATAGAGTGTTCTTACTGCAATTGGAATATGTATTGTTCAAATAGGTGTAGGGATCTTGATAAAACAGCTCACAAGGAAGTATGTAATTCTTATGGTAATTTTTTTGATAGAAGAGAAATGCACAAAACATGCTCTTTTGTTAAGGGCCAATTCAAATTTGCACAATCGCCAATCCATGCGACAATGCCAGTTGGAAGGCATCCAATGTTCGCTGATGATGGCGCCGATCTAACTCTTATTAAAGAAAGAACGAAAAGCGCACTTGACACTGCTTTGATAAAAACACAGAACTATTTTCCCAACAACACTCTGATTACCCGCATCAGGGAAATCCCCATCGAGAAAACCTCAGAAGTTTGCTCAAACATATGTACGCAACCCTTAGTTTTTCTTTCCTACATCAGAAGATATCACAAATACAGAGGACGCCATAATGTTTATTTACAG gaTTCTGAAAGGCGAGAAATATATGTTGGGTTTTACCTCCCAAACGACGACCCATTGCCTTACTTCCAGTGGAAAGACTTAGTTCCTGGAAAATTCATAGCTATTTTGTTACCATGCATACATTTCTATAATGACAGGACAGTTGGCCTGAGAATTGACAATGCCAGCCATGTTTACTGTTTTGACGTGGAAGAAAAGGTTTAA
- the LOC117680966 gene encoding uncharacterized protein isoform X1, producing MNADITGGCSFCGQRSTNLLRCSRCKEVYYCSKDCQRGHWKEGHRKHCVAVNNQVPSMGENQGNVCSFCEEESPDLLKCSRCKEVYYCSKDCQRGHWREGHREDCKDETASSADCSLTYVVCNFCNIKSHQPKKCTGCKAVSYCSKECQTQDWSQRHKNECKKIRNEERQSFPDVNRETMINKVEATAVSKDLEFCPVCGYTGKLKLCQRCKKIKYCSVECQKADWKKHKLCCSSEENKVESSGKGTMELLPICAHCKNRMTTLTCQDCKYVYYCSETCKNLDWAKHKAFCRSKAPIIHVKEVLSKELCTRFGLVTPEEHQGKNPNDGTYHYTEGEQEGWMDQFFLCSTCSKNPAEIECSYCNWNMYCSNRCRDLDKTAHKEVCNSYGNFFDRREMHKTCSFVKGQFKFAQSPIHATMPVGRHPMFADDGADLTLIKERTKSALDTALIKTQNYFPNNTLITRIREIPIEKTSEVCSNICTQPLVFLSYIRRYHKYRGRHNVYLQDSERREIYVGFYLPNDDPLPYFQWKDLVPGKFIAILLPCIHFYNDRTVGLRIDNASHVYCFDVEEKV from the exons ATGAACGCAGATATTACTGGGGGATGTAGCTTTTGCGGCCAAAGGTCCACAAATTTACTGAGATGTAGTCGTTGTAAGGAGGTGTACTATTGCTCCAAAGACTGTCAGAGAGGGCACTGGAAGGAGGGGCACAGAAAACATTGTGTAGCGGTGAACAATCAGG TCCCCTCCATGGGAGAGAATCAAGGAAACGTCTGCAGCTTTTGTGAAGAGGAGTCTCCCGATTTACTCAAGTGTAGTCGATGTAAGGAGGTGTACTACTGTTCCAAGGACTGTCAGAGAGGACACTGGAGAGAGGGGCACAGAGAAGATTGCAAGGACGAAACCGCGAGTTCTg CAGATTGTTCCTTGACTTACGTGGTTTGTAATTTTTGCAACATAAAATCTCACCAACCAAAGAAGTGTACTGGATGTAAAGCTGTGTCTTATTGCTCTAAGGAATGCCAGACACAAGACTGGAGCCAAAGACACAAGAATGAGTGTAAAAAAATTCGAAACGAAGAAAGACAGTCCTTTCCTGATGTAAATCGGGAAACTATGATAAATAAAGTTGAAGCGACAGCAGTCTCGAAAGATCTAGAATTCTGCCCAGTTTGTGGATATACTGGAAAATTGAAACTATGTCAGAGatgtaagaaaataaaatattgttctgTCGAATGTCAGAAAGCTGACTGGAAAAAGCACAAGCTATGCTGTTCATCAGAAGAAAATAAGGTGGAGAGCAGTGGCAAGGGAACAATGGAGTTGCTTCCTATATGTGCCCATTGCAAAAATAGAATGACAACTCTCACTTGTCAAgattgtaaatatgtttattattgtTCGGAAACTTGTAAGAATCTGGACTGGGCTAAGCACAAAGCGTTTTGTAGATCCAAAGCACCCATAATACATGTCAAAGAGGTACTCAGCAAGGAGTTGTGTACTCGCTTTGGTCTTGTCACACCCGAGGAACACCAAGGAAAGAATCCGAATGATGGAACCTATCATTACACGGAGGGAGAGCAGGAGGGATGGATGGATCAATTCTTCCTTTGCTCTACATGTAGTAAGAATCCAGCTGAAATAGAGTGTTCTTACTGCAATTGGAATATGTATTGTTCAAATAGGTGTAGGGATCTTGATAAAACAGCTCACAAGGAAGTATGTAATTCTTATGGTAATTTTTTTGATAGAAGAGAAATGCACAAAACATGCTCTTTTGTTAAGGGCCAATTCAAATTTGCACAATCGCCAATCCATGCGACAATGCCAGTTGGAAGGCATCCAATGTTCGCTGATGATGGCGCCGATCTAACTCTTATTAAAGAAAGAACGAAAAGCGCACTTGACACTGCTTTGATAAAAACACAGAACTATTTTCCCAACAACACTCTGATTACCCGCATCAGGGAAATCCCCATCGAGAAAACCTCAGAAGTTTGCTCAAACATATGTACGCAACCCTTAGTTTTTCTTTCCTACATCAGAAGATATCACAAATACAGAGGACGCCATAATGTTTATTTACAG gaTTCTGAAAGGCGAGAAATATATGTTGGGTTTTACCTCCCAAACGACGACCCATTGCCTTACTTCCAGTGGAAAGACTTAGTTCCTGGAAAATTCATAGCTATTTTGTTACCATGCATACATTTCTATAATGACAGGACAGTTGGCCTGAGAATTGACAATGCCAGCCATGTTTACTGTTTTGACGTGGAAGAAAAGGTTTAA
- the LOC117680966 gene encoding uncharacterized protein isoform X2, translating into MNADITGGCSFCGQRSTNLLRCSRCKEVYYCSKDCQRGHWKEGHRKHCVAVNNQVPSMGENQGNVCSFCEEESPDLLKCSRCKEVYYCSKDCQRGHWREGHREDCKDETASSDCSLTYVVCNFCNIKSHQPKKCTGCKAVSYCSKECQTQDWSQRHKNECKKIRNEERQSFPDVNRETMINKVEATAVSKDLEFCPVCGYTGKLKLCQRCKKIKYCSVECQKADWKKHKLCCSSEENKVESSGKGTMELLPICAHCKNRMTTLTCQDCKYVYYCSETCKNLDWAKHKAFCRSKAPIIHVKEVLSKELCTRFGLVTPEEHQGKNPNDGTYHYTEGEQEGWMDQFFLCSTCSKNPAEIECSYCNWNMYCSNRCRDLDKTAHKEVCNSYGNFFDRREMHKTCSFVKGQFKFAQSPIHATMPVGRHPMFADDGADLTLIKERTKSALDTALIKTQNYFPNNTLITRIREIPIEKTSEVCSNICTQPLVFLSYIRRYHKYRGRHNVYLQDSERREIYVGFYLPNDDPLPYFQWKDLVPGKFIAILLPCIHFYNDRTVGLRIDNASHVYCFDVEEKV; encoded by the exons ATGAACGCAGATATTACTGGGGGATGTAGCTTTTGCGGCCAAAGGTCCACAAATTTACTGAGATGTAGTCGTTGTAAGGAGGTGTACTATTGCTCCAAAGACTGTCAGAGAGGGCACTGGAAGGAGGGGCACAGAAAACATTGTGTAGCGGTGAACAATCAGG TCCCCTCCATGGGAGAGAATCAAGGAAACGTCTGCAGCTTTTGTGAAGAGGAGTCTCCCGATTTACTCAAGTGTAGTCGATGTAAGGAGGTGTACTACTGTTCCAAGGACTGTCAGAGAGGACACTGGAGAGAGGGGCACAGAGAAGATTGCAAGGACGAAACCGCGAGTTCTg ATTGTTCCTTGACTTACGTGGTTTGTAATTTTTGCAACATAAAATCTCACCAACCAAAGAAGTGTACTGGATGTAAAGCTGTGTCTTATTGCTCTAAGGAATGCCAGACACAAGACTGGAGCCAAAGACACAAGAATGAGTGTAAAAAAATTCGAAACGAAGAAAGACAGTCCTTTCCTGATGTAAATCGGGAAACTATGATAAATAAAGTTGAAGCGACAGCAGTCTCGAAAGATCTAGAATTCTGCCCAGTTTGTGGATATACTGGAAAATTGAAACTATGTCAGAGatgtaagaaaataaaatattgttctgTCGAATGTCAGAAAGCTGACTGGAAAAAGCACAAGCTATGCTGTTCATCAGAAGAAAATAAGGTGGAGAGCAGTGGCAAGGGAACAATGGAGTTGCTTCCTATATGTGCCCATTGCAAAAATAGAATGACAACTCTCACTTGTCAAgattgtaaatatgtttattattgtTCGGAAACTTGTAAGAATCTGGACTGGGCTAAGCACAAAGCGTTTTGTAGATCCAAAGCACCCATAATACATGTCAAAGAGGTACTCAGCAAGGAGTTGTGTACTCGCTTTGGTCTTGTCACACCCGAGGAACACCAAGGAAAGAATCCGAATGATGGAACCTATCATTACACGGAGGGAGAGCAGGAGGGATGGATGGATCAATTCTTCCTTTGCTCTACATGTAGTAAGAATCCAGCTGAAATAGAGTGTTCTTACTGCAATTGGAATATGTATTGTTCAAATAGGTGTAGGGATCTTGATAAAACAGCTCACAAGGAAGTATGTAATTCTTATGGTAATTTTTTTGATAGAAGAGAAATGCACAAAACATGCTCTTTTGTTAAGGGCCAATTCAAATTTGCACAATCGCCAATCCATGCGACAATGCCAGTTGGAAGGCATCCAATGTTCGCTGATGATGGCGCCGATCTAACTCTTATTAAAGAAAGAACGAAAAGCGCACTTGACACTGCTTTGATAAAAACACAGAACTATTTTCCCAACAACACTCTGATTACCCGCATCAGGGAAATCCCCATCGAGAAAACCTCAGAAGTTTGCTCAAACATATGTACGCAACCCTTAGTTTTTCTTTCCTACATCAGAAGATATCACAAATACAGAGGACGCCATAATGTTTATTTACAG gaTTCTGAAAGGCGAGAAATATATGTTGGGTTTTACCTCCCAAACGACGACCCATTGCCTTACTTCCAGTGGAAAGACTTAGTTCCTGGAAAATTCATAGCTATTTTGTTACCATGCATACATTTCTATAATGACAGGACAGTTGGCCTGAGAATTGACAATGCCAGCCATGTTTACTGTTTTGACGTGGAAGAAAAGGTTTAA